The Pantoea vagans genome includes a window with the following:
- a CDS encoding spore coat U domain-containing protein has product MGRHLIACLCLWSSWPCFASSTTDSFQVMAAITSGCAFGSNSSASADFGTLDFGTMSAISTPVDVSSSSGAGSIVVTCTPGTAITLALDYGEHGGSASSRYLSNGSATLAYQLYQDAAHTTVWGSDALAYSVSSFPDSTQTYTIYGRLFATSGLPASGTYSDTVTVTLTY; this is encoded by the coding sequence ATGGGACGGCACCTTATCGCATGCCTCTGCTTATGGAGTTCGTGGCCCTGCTTTGCCAGCAGCACCACTGATAGTTTCCAGGTGATGGCTGCCATCACCAGCGGCTGCGCTTTTGGCAGCAATAGCAGCGCCAGTGCAGACTTCGGCACGCTGGATTTTGGCACGATGTCTGCCATCAGCACGCCTGTTGATGTGTCGAGCAGCAGTGGGGCGGGATCGATAGTGGTGACCTGCACGCCGGGCACTGCCATTACGCTGGCTTTGGACTACGGCGAACATGGCGGCAGTGCCAGTTCACGCTACCTGAGCAATGGCAGCGCCACTCTGGCTTATCAACTGTATCAGGATGCGGCACACACCACGGTGTGGGGCAGCGATGCGCTGGCGTATAGCGTGTCGTCGTTTCCTGATAGCACACAAACTTACACCATTTATGGACGCCTGTTTGCCACGTCGGGCTTGCCCGCTTCTGGCACTTACAGCGATACCGTAACTGTCACCTTGACCTACTGA
- a CDS encoding fimbria/pilus outer membrane usher protein, translating to MISAPTRRLALLPGLLLCGVMEANAEVYDGLPPPRALQSAPTEYMLWLTLSVNGRNDGSVVPVTVQGTHYLLDAAVLRRNHIRLADTASGMQDVSALAQITARYDSVHQILQLQVPDSWLPRQVLGEQKNAAFRATSSPGMLLNYDAYSVKSTNSSGYSAVWLEQRVFSASGYLSNTGTWRQDWQSKGDSDSREGYLRYDTTWKYSDVDRMVSYQMGDVISNSLSWSNSVRLGGLRISRSFAVRPDLVTYPMLNWSGTAAVPGSVDVFINGYKASSNSLNAGPWTLTSTPYINGAGEATLVTTDALGRQVETSIPFYVSNQLLRSGLSDFDFSAGALRQNYGIRSADYDAAAVSGFYRYGFNDHLTLALQGEGRGGLARMGAGADMAVARLGTLSLSASQSQSGQSGQQYSAGYSWYAPSFSLSVSHVQRTAGFSDLSVYHTSTTLSRRAEQATLSLAPFGRWAGTFGVGYFDITAHDGTRTRLANLSWSHGLWANSSLHLTLNKTLGDRGMAAQIQLLIPFDQSGSLSLSSQRDSNGETTQTMSYSRAAPAGGGLGWNLAASPNAEGYRQADLTWKNRYSVLSGGIYGSSGDRSQWFDASGALVWMDNALFASSKINDAFIVVSTSGYSGVPVRYENQLLGETDSGGHILVPWVSAWYPAKLTIDPLNLPADINTPQVEQRVAVREASGALVNFPLRKTRPLLLTLVDGQHHPLPPGTLVTEIHSGQTTQMGYGGQAWFDDVPEHSDIAVSLPGGQCRHALVLDGKQAQCLVGPLVCAMRDKQERQQ from the coding sequence ATGATTTCAGCGCCAACGCGAAGGCTGGCGCTGCTGCCTGGCCTGCTGTTGTGCGGCGTGATGGAGGCTAACGCGGAAGTTTACGATGGTTTGCCTCCGCCACGTGCGTTACAGAGTGCGCCGACGGAATACATGCTGTGGCTGACGCTGAGTGTCAATGGTCGTAATGACGGCAGCGTGGTGCCGGTGACGGTGCAGGGTACGCACTATCTGTTGGATGCGGCAGTACTGAGGCGCAATCACATCCGGTTAGCCGACACCGCCAGCGGCATGCAGGATGTGAGTGCTCTGGCGCAGATCACTGCCCGCTATGACAGCGTGCATCAGATATTGCAGTTGCAGGTGCCGGACAGTTGGTTACCCCGGCAAGTGCTCGGCGAGCAGAAAAATGCGGCATTCCGGGCGACCAGTTCCCCCGGAATGCTGCTCAATTACGACGCTTACAGCGTAAAAAGCACGAATAGCAGCGGCTACAGCGCGGTCTGGCTGGAACAGCGTGTGTTTTCGGCTTCGGGCTATCTCTCCAATACCGGCACCTGGCGACAAGACTGGCAGTCGAAAGGTGACAGCGATAGCCGTGAGGGCTATCTGCGTTACGACACCACCTGGAAATACAGTGATGTTGATCGCATGGTGAGTTATCAGATGGGCGATGTGATCAGCAACTCGCTCAGCTGGAGTAATTCGGTGCGATTAGGTGGCCTGCGTATCAGCCGCAGTTTTGCGGTGCGTCCCGACCTGGTGACCTATCCGATGCTGAACTGGTCGGGGACCGCAGCCGTTCCCGGCAGCGTGGACGTGTTTATTAATGGCTATAAAGCCAGCAGCAACAGCCTGAATGCCGGTCCCTGGACACTCACCAGTACGCCCTATATTAACGGTGCAGGTGAAGCCACGCTGGTGACCACGGATGCTTTGGGCCGGCAGGTCGAGACCAGCATTCCGTTTTATGTCTCGAATCAACTGTTGCGCAGCGGATTGAGTGATTTTGATTTCAGTGCGGGGGCGTTGCGGCAAAACTATGGCATACGCAGTGCGGATTATGACGCAGCAGCGGTCAGCGGGTTTTATCGCTATGGCTTTAATGATCATCTGACGTTGGCGCTGCAAGGCGAGGGCCGTGGCGGCCTGGCGCGTATGGGCGCGGGTGCGGATATGGCCGTTGCACGTTTAGGCACACTTTCGCTAAGCGCCAGTCAGTCTCAATCCGGGCAGAGCGGGCAGCAATATTCCGCCGGTTACTCTTGGTATGCACCCAGCTTCAGCCTCAGTGTCAGCCATGTACAACGCACTGCGGGGTTTAGCGATCTGTCGGTCTATCACACCAGTACCACGCTGAGCCGCCGTGCTGAACAAGCCACCCTCAGCCTGGCCCCTTTTGGTCGCTGGGCGGGTACCTTTGGCGTGGGTTATTTTGATATCACCGCGCATGATGGCACGCGCACCCGGTTAGCCAATCTCTCCTGGAGCCATGGCTTGTGGGCGAACAGCAGCCTGCATCTGACACTGAATAAGACCCTGGGAGACCGGGGAATGGCGGCGCAAATCCAGTTGCTCATTCCTTTTGATCAGTCTGGATCGCTCTCCCTCTCCAGCCAGCGGGATAGCAACGGCGAGACGACACAGACAATGAGTTACAGCCGCGCCGCGCCCGCCGGGGGGGGACTGGGCTGGAATCTGGCGGCATCCCCTAACGCTGAAGGCTATCGTCAGGCCGATCTGACCTGGAAGAATCGCTATAGCGTGTTGAGTGGCGGTATCTATGGATCATCCGGCGATCGTAGCCAATGGTTTGATGCCAGTGGTGCCTTGGTGTGGATGGATAATGCCTTGTTTGCCAGCAGCAAAATCAATGATGCCTTTATCGTGGTCAGCACCTCGGGTTACAGCGGCGTGCCTGTACGTTATGAAAATCAGTTATTGGGTGAGACGGACAGCGGAGGCCACATTTTGGTGCCGTGGGTGAGCGCATGGTATCCCGCCAAACTGACTATCGATCCCCTGAATTTACCGGCGGATATTAATACACCCCAAGTGGAGCAACGGGTGGCGGTGCGCGAGGCCAGCGGCGCACTGGTGAATTTTCCACTGCGTAAAACCCGTCCACTGTTACTGACGTTGGTCGATGGCCAACATCATCCTTTACCCCCCGGCACCCTGGTGACGGAAATTCACAGCGGTCAAACCACGCAGATGGGCTATGGCGGTCAGGCGTGGTTTGACGATGTGCCGGAGCACAGTGATATCGCGGTTTCGCTCCCCGGTGGCCAGTGTCGTCACGCGCTAGTCCTGGACGGTAAGCAAGCCCAGTGCCTCGTTGGACCGCTGGTATGTGCGATGCGTGATAAACAGGAGAGGCAGCAATGA
- the acnB gene encoding bifunctional aconitate hydratase 2/2-methylisocitrate dehydratase, which yields MLEEYRKHVAERAAQGIVPKPLDASQMAALVELLKNPPAGEEEFLTDLLVNRVPPGVDEAAYVKAGFLAAVVKGEALSPLVTREKAVELLGTMQGGYNIHALIEALDDEALAPIAAEALSHTLLMFDNFYDVDEKAKAGNPHAKKIIQSWADAEWFLKRPKLAEKITTTVFKVTGETNTDDLSPAPDAWSRPDIPLHALAMLKNPRDGIEPDDAGNIGPIKQIEALQKKGFPLTYVGDVVGTGSSRKSATNSVLWFMGDDIPYVPNKKGGGLCLGGKIAPIFFNTMEDAGALPIEVDVDRLEMGDVIDVYPYKGEVRNHETNELLASFELKTEVLLDEVRAGGRIPLIIGRGLTTKARESLGLPHSDVFVKAKDVAESTRGYSLAQKMVGRACGVEGIRPGAYCEPKMTSVGSQDTTGPMTRDELKDLACLGFSSDLVMQSFCHTAAYPKPVDVTTHHTLPDFIMNRGGVSLRPGDGVIHSWLNRMLLPDTVGTGGDSHTRFPIGISFPAGSGLVAFAAATGVMPLDMPESVLVRFKGEMQPGITLRDLVHAIPLYAIKAGLLTVEKKGKKNIFSGRVLEIEGLPKLKVEQAFELTDASAERSAAGCTIKLDQEPIIEYLNSNIVLLKWMISEGYGDRRTLERRVEGMQKWLADPQLLEGDADAEYAAVIEIDLAEIKEPILCAPNDPDDARWLSDVQGEKIDEVFIGSCMTNIGHFRAAGKLLDAHKGQLPTRLWVAPPTKMDAAQLTEEGYYSVFGKSGARIEIPGCSLCMGNQARVKDGATVVSTSTRNFPNRLGTGANVFLASAELAAVASLLGKLPTPDEYQQFMVQVDKTAADTYRYLNFDQLGQYTEKADGVIFQTAV from the coding sequence GTGCTAGAAGAATACCGTAAGCACGTTGCCGAGCGTGCTGCCCAGGGAATCGTACCTAAGCCGTTAGATGCATCCCAAATGGCCGCGCTGGTTGAACTGCTGAAAAACCCGCCAGCGGGTGAAGAAGAATTCCTGACCGACTTATTGGTCAACCGTGTCCCGCCAGGTGTTGATGAAGCGGCGTATGTCAAAGCCGGATTCCTGGCCGCAGTAGTTAAGGGCGAAGCCCTCTCTCCTCTGGTAACTCGTGAAAAAGCAGTTGAACTGCTGGGTACCATGCAAGGCGGCTATAACATCCATGCGTTGATTGAAGCACTGGATGACGAAGCGCTGGCCCCAATTGCCGCAGAAGCCCTGTCCCACACGCTGCTGATGTTCGATAACTTCTACGACGTCGATGAGAAAGCCAAAGCAGGCAACCCACACGCGAAAAAAATCATCCAGTCATGGGCTGATGCAGAGTGGTTCCTTAAGCGTCCTAAGCTGGCAGAAAAAATCACCACCACCGTGTTTAAAGTGACCGGCGAAACCAACACCGATGACCTCTCTCCGGCACCGGATGCATGGTCTCGCCCGGATATTCCACTGCACGCACTGGCGATGTTGAAAAACCCACGTGATGGTATCGAACCCGACGATGCTGGCAACATTGGGCCGATCAAACAGATCGAAGCATTGCAGAAAAAAGGCTTCCCGCTGACGTACGTTGGTGACGTGGTCGGCACCGGTTCTTCCCGTAAATCCGCGACCAACTCGGTGTTGTGGTTCATGGGCGATGACATTCCGTACGTGCCAAACAAAAAAGGCGGCGGTCTGTGTCTCGGCGGTAAAATTGCACCTATCTTCTTCAACACCATGGAAGATGCTGGCGCGCTGCCGATCGAAGTCGACGTTGATCGTCTGGAAATGGGCGATGTGATTGACGTTTACCCGTACAAAGGTGAAGTGCGCAATCATGAAACCAACGAACTGCTGGCGAGCTTCGAGCTGAAGACCGAAGTCCTGCTGGATGAAGTGCGTGCCGGTGGCCGTATTCCCCTGATCATCGGCCGTGGCCTGACCACCAAAGCGCGTGAGTCGCTGGGTCTGCCGCACAGCGATGTGTTTGTAAAAGCCAAAGATGTGGCGGAAAGCACCCGCGGTTACTCGCTGGCGCAGAAAATGGTTGGCCGTGCGTGCGGCGTAGAAGGGATTCGTCCTGGCGCATACTGCGAGCCGAAAATGACCTCGGTGGGTTCTCAGGATACCACCGGTCCAATGACCCGTGATGAACTGAAAGACCTGGCGTGCCTGGGCTTCTCTTCTGATCTGGTAATGCAGTCATTCTGCCATACCGCTGCTTATCCGAAGCCAGTGGATGTGACCACTCACCATACGCTGCCTGACTTCATCATGAACCGTGGCGGTGTCTCACTGCGTCCGGGCGATGGCGTTATCCACAGCTGGCTGAACCGTATGCTGCTGCCAGATACCGTTGGTACCGGTGGTGACTCACATACCCGTTTCCCAATCGGTATCTCCTTCCCGGCGGGTTCAGGTCTGGTGGCGTTTGCTGCTGCCACCGGCGTGATGCCACTGGATATGCCAGAATCAGTATTGGTGCGCTTTAAGGGTGAAATGCAGCCAGGTATCACTCTGCGTGATCTGGTGCATGCAATTCCACTGTATGCGATTAAAGCGGGCTTGCTGACCGTTGAGAAGAAAGGGAAGAAAAACATCTTCTCTGGCCGCGTGCTGGAAATTGAAGGTCTGCCAAAACTCAAAGTTGAGCAGGCTTTCGAACTGACCGATGCGTCTGCAGAGCGTTCTGCTGCAGGTTGTACCATCAAGCTGGATCAGGAGCCGATTATTGAGTATCTGAACTCAAACATCGTGCTGCTGAAGTGGATGATCTCTGAAGGTTACGGCGATCGTCGTACGCTAGAGCGCCGCGTTGAAGGCATGCAGAAATGGTTGGCGGATCCGCAATTGCTGGAAGGCGATGCGGATGCGGAATACGCTGCGGTGATCGAGATCGATCTGGCAGAAATCAAAGAGCCAATTCTATGTGCGCCGAACGACCCAGATGATGCGCGCTGGTTGTCTGATGTGCAGGGCGAGAAGATCGATGAAGTGTTTATCGGTTCTTGCATGACCAACATCGGTCACTTCCGTGCAGCAGGTAAACTGCTGGATGCGCACAAAGGTCAGTTGCCAACTCGCCTGTGGGTTGCGCCACCGACCAAGATGGATGCCGCACAGCTGACTGAAGAGGGCTACTACAGCGTCTTTGGTAAAAGTGGTGCGCGTATCGAAATCCCAGGTTGTTCACTGTGCATGGGTAACCAGGCGCGCGTGAAAGACGGTGCAACGGTGGTTTCCACCTCAACCCGTAACTTCCCGAACCGTTTGGGTACCGGCGCGAACGTCTTCCTGGCGTCAGCAGAACTGGCGGCAGTGGCTTCACTGCTCGGCAAACTGCCAACGCCAGACGAATACCAGCAGTTCATGGTGCAGGTTGATAAGACGGCGGCTGATACCTACCGCTACCTCAACTTTGACCAACTCGGTCAGTACACTGAGAAAGCTGATGGTGTGATCTTCCAGACCGCAGTTTAA
- a CDS encoding spore coat U domain-containing protein — translation MEFKTAIYALTIATVLTTPLAASAAGTLTGQVGIQVVISDGCTVGNNDSSGSTNNWGSINFGTYADLANIIDGSVLGSDGSSSVTVTCTSGLSPTLTLDGGLNGSSTLRNMTSGTTLIPYRLYSDSSRSTEIAVNGSVSLTADGTEQDVPIYGRILPSDQSTTSPASGTYVDTVTATLAW, via the coding sequence ATGGAATTCAAAACCGCCATCTATGCACTTACTATCGCAACTGTATTAACAACACCCTTGGCGGCCAGTGCCGCCGGTACGCTCACGGGCCAGGTGGGGATTCAAGTGGTGATTAGCGACGGTTGTACCGTCGGGAATAATGACTCAAGCGGGTCAACCAACAACTGGGGCTCAATTAATTTTGGCACCTATGCCGATCTCGCCAATATTATTGATGGCAGTGTATTAGGGTCTGACGGCAGCAGCAGCGTGACGGTCACCTGTACCAGTGGATTATCTCCGACATTAACGCTGGATGGCGGCCTCAACGGCAGCAGTACCCTGCGTAATATGACATCGGGCACCACGTTAATTCCTTATCGCCTCTATTCTGACTCCTCACGCAGCACTGAAATTGCTGTGAACGGCAGCGTGTCATTAACTGCCGACGGTACCGAACAGGATGTACCGATTTACGGCCGCATTTTGCCTTCGGACCAAAGCACCACTTCACCGGCTTCCGGCACCTATGTTGATACGGTCACGGCGACGTTAGCCTGGTAA
- a CDS encoding aldo/keto reductase, with amino-acid sequence MQQRQLGSQGLMVSALGLGCMGMSFAYGQNDEKQALDTLARAFELGVNFLDTAEVYGPFTNETLLAKAIKGRHDIKVATKFGFRITEHGEGWERITGANSEPAHIRRAVEGSLQRLGVETIELLYQHRIDPAVPIEDVVGVMADLVREGKVKYLGLSEVSSATLRRAQSVHPISALQSEYSLWTRDPEEEILATCRELNIGFVPYSPLGRGFLTGKFPAAATLAEDDFRRGLPRFQQDAQAHNQKLVNQLSEMAAGYDATAAQLALAWVLAKGDDIVPIPGASKIVNLEQNCAAASLVLQATDITALDALFDAKNIQGERYTANEFSMVDR; translated from the coding sequence ATGCAACAGCGTCAATTGGGCAGTCAGGGATTAATGGTTTCAGCACTGGGTTTGGGATGCATGGGCATGAGTTTCGCCTATGGGCAAAATGATGAAAAACAGGCGCTGGATACCTTGGCAAGGGCGTTTGAGTTGGGGGTGAATTTCCTCGATACCGCAGAAGTTTACGGTCCTTTCACCAATGAGACACTGCTGGCGAAAGCGATTAAGGGACGTCACGATATTAAAGTGGCGACCAAATTTGGTTTTCGCATTACTGAACATGGCGAGGGCTGGGAGCGCATTACCGGTGCAAACAGCGAACCGGCGCATATTCGCCGTGCCGTTGAAGGTTCACTACAGCGACTGGGCGTTGAAACCATTGAACTGCTCTATCAGCATCGTATCGATCCCGCCGTGCCGATTGAAGACGTTGTCGGTGTGATGGCCGACCTGGTGCGGGAAGGCAAAGTGAAATATCTCGGATTGTCCGAAGTCTCCTCTGCCACGTTGCGTCGGGCACAGTCAGTGCATCCTATTTCGGCTTTGCAGAGTGAATATTCGCTGTGGACACGCGATCCGGAAGAAGAGATCCTCGCCACCTGCCGTGAACTCAATATTGGATTTGTACCTTATAGCCCGCTGGGTCGTGGCTTCCTCACCGGAAAATTCCCGGCCGCAGCCACGTTGGCAGAGGATGATTTTCGTCGCGGATTACCGCGTTTCCAGCAGGATGCACAGGCACATAACCAAAAGTTGGTGAACCAGTTATCAGAGATGGCTGCAGGTTATGACGCTACGGCGGCACAGTTGGCGCTGGCATGGGTACTGGCGAAAGGTGATGATATTGTGCCGATTCCAGGTGCCAGCAAAATTGTCAACCTGGAACAAAACTGTGCTGCGGCGTCATTGGTGTTGCAAGCAACGGATATCACGGCGCTGGATGCGCTGTTTGATGCGAAAAATATTCAAGGCGAGCGCTACACCGCCAACGAATTCAGCATGGTCGATCGCTAA
- a CDS encoding molecular chaperone yields the protein MKKLIVIALLALQSCVSHAASSVLVWPIFQVIEADQHGSALWLENRGSQPVRLQIRLLSWQQQDYRDRYADQSDVIASPPFATVPPQQRQLVRLIRTGPAPAEGEKAYRIILDEIPDANVPVVKNSAGLRLQMRYVLPLFLDSQGVWTQTRSDIRRDPASASQPNLSWQLINVQGKTVLRIRNAGKVHARLSQVFWGRDADINTASFTLAKGFLGYVLAGQSMQFPLPPGKTVPMGISLYTKLTDNGPAVAISQ from the coding sequence ATGAAAAAACTGATCGTTATCGCGTTGCTGGCGTTACAGAGTTGTGTGTCCCATGCAGCAAGCTCGGTGTTAGTCTGGCCGATTTTCCAGGTCATTGAAGCTGACCAACACGGCAGTGCCTTGTGGCTGGAGAATCGGGGAAGCCAGCCGGTGCGTTTGCAAATTCGTCTGTTAAGTTGGCAACAACAGGATTATCGCGACCGCTACGCCGATCAAAGTGACGTTATCGCCAGTCCACCGTTTGCCACTGTGCCGCCGCAACAGCGACAACTGGTGCGCTTAATTCGCACTGGCCCAGCGCCAGCTGAGGGTGAAAAAGCCTACCGTATCATTCTGGATGAGATCCCAGATGCGAATGTTCCCGTGGTGAAAAACAGCGCAGGCCTGCGTTTGCAGATGCGATATGTACTGCCTCTGTTTCTCGATAGCCAAGGCGTCTGGACCCAGACACGCAGTGATATTCGGCGCGATCCCGCCTCGGCAAGTCAGCCAAATCTAAGCTGGCAGCTGATCAATGTGCAGGGTAAAACCGTGCTGCGCATTCGCAACGCCGGCAAAGTGCATGCACGTTTGAGCCAGGTATTTTGGGGCCGCGATGCGGATATCAATACAGCGTCGTTCACGCTGGCAAAAGGTTTTCTCGGCTATGTGCTAGCGGGTCAGAGTATGCAGTTCCCTCTGCCGCCGGGGAAAACGGTGCCAATGGGGATCTCGCTGTATACCAAACTCACCGATAATGGCCCAGCGGTAGCCATCAGCCAATGA
- a CDS encoding spore coat U domain-containing protein, with product MKRILISLVILLAGWSSSLWAACTASSSSTDFGSLSSFTLASTAQVVETGTGFTCSGSALSLLSTNTVTGTMTRSANALGTTPQFYNSSTGSYVPYSICGDSGCSTVYSIGSSKTWSSTSLLGLLGLFNASDGTLPLYLKTATGTNVPAGTYTDTLTITWNYSICFVGVLGICSYTTGTVTSTIQLQFAVTNDCAIDSAPDVDFGSASLPASFGTISSTLGIRCTLNAAYSVNLASSNATSGDWRQMINGTSLLQYQLYQPDGSAWTASNDLSETGTGATQSINYTAKVNPDQTNQPAGSYSDTVTVTVTY from the coding sequence ATGAAAAGGATACTGATTAGCCTGGTGATACTGCTGGCAGGCTGGAGCAGTTCGCTGTGGGCAGCGTGCACTGCCAGTTCCAGCAGCACGGACTTTGGCAGTCTGAGTTCGTTTACGCTGGCCAGCACCGCTCAGGTGGTGGAAACCGGCACCGGCTTCACCTGTTCGGGCAGTGCGCTTTCACTTCTCAGCACCAATACGGTGACAGGCACCATGACCCGTTCAGCCAATGCGTTGGGGACCACGCCACAATTTTATAACAGCAGCACGGGCAGTTATGTGCCTTACAGCATTTGCGGTGACAGTGGCTGTAGTACGGTCTACAGCATTGGTAGCAGCAAAACCTGGAGTTCGACTTCATTGCTGGGGCTGCTGGGATTGTTCAACGCCAGCGACGGCACACTGCCGCTCTACTTAAAAACCGCCACCGGCACCAATGTGCCTGCGGGAACCTACACCGACACACTGACGATCACCTGGAACTACAGTATCTGTTTTGTCGGCGTATTGGGGATATGTTCTTACACCACGGGCACGGTAACCTCGACTATCCAGCTACAGTTTGCAGTTACTAATGACTGTGCCATCGACAGCGCGCCCGATGTGGATTTTGGCAGTGCCTCACTGCCAGCCAGTTTTGGCACGATCTCCTCGACACTGGGCATACGCTGCACCTTGAATGCGGCCTACAGCGTCAATCTTGCCAGCAGTAATGCCACCAGCGGTGACTGGCGACAAATGATCAATGGCACCTCGCTGTTGCAATATCAGCTTTATCAGCCTGATGGCTCAGCCTGGACCGCCAGTAATGACTTGAGCGAAACCGGCACGGGGGCAACGCAAAGCATCAATTACACCGCCAAGGTAAATCCGGATCAGACCAACCAGCCTGCGGGCAGTTATAGCGATACTGTGACGGTCACCGTCACCTATTGA
- a CDS encoding LysR family transcriptional regulator has protein sequence MNKYRATLQELEMFAAIAQHLSFRKAAEERNVTPSSLSHAMRHFEARLGVRLLTRTTRKVALTTAGERFLLRIQPALADLSQAVDELNDWREEPGGILRISMPRSAEALFFPSLILPFVQRYPEITLEIDSNDALVDIVEAGFDAGVRYGDVLAQDMIAVPFGHPMRALAVASPDFLAQHGIPQSPAELLHFPCIERRFPSGRRYRWEFWQDGRKQEVAVKGSLVLDNNDRILQAARAGLGIAFIHQDAVNNALASGELIEILTEYTQVEEGFWLYYPSRKYISAPLRHFIDWIKNNENILR, from the coding sequence ATGAATAAATACCGAGCCACCCTGCAGGAACTGGAGATGTTTGCCGCAATTGCACAGCATCTCAGCTTTCGCAAAGCCGCCGAGGAGCGCAACGTCACGCCCTCCAGCTTGAGCCATGCCATGCGCCATTTTGAAGCGCGCCTGGGCGTCCGCTTACTCACGCGCACCACGCGCAAAGTCGCGCTGACAACAGCAGGCGAGCGCTTTTTGCTGCGCATTCAGCCCGCGTTAGCCGATTTGTCGCAGGCGGTGGATGAGTTGAATGACTGGCGTGAAGAACCGGGCGGGATACTGCGTATCAGTATGCCACGATCAGCAGAAGCACTGTTCTTCCCGTCTTTGATACTGCCGTTTGTGCAACGCTATCCCGAGATTACGCTGGAGATCGACAGCAATGACGCGTTGGTCGATATCGTGGAAGCGGGCTTTGATGCCGGTGTACGCTATGGTGATGTGCTGGCGCAGGACATGATCGCCGTGCCCTTTGGCCACCCCATGCGCGCGCTGGCCGTCGCCAGCCCGGATTTCCTTGCTCAGCATGGCATCCCCCAATCCCCTGCCGAGTTATTACACTTCCCCTGCATTGAGCGACGCTTTCCCAGCGGGCGGCGTTATCGTTGGGAATTTTGGCAGGACGGCCGTAAACAGGAAGTCGCGGTAAAAGGCTCGCTGGTACTGGATAATAATGATCGCATTCTACAAGCAGCACGGGCTGGATTGGGCATCGCTTTTATACATCAGGATGCCGTCAATAATGCGCTGGCGAGTGGAGAGTTAATTGAGATTCTCACTGAATATACGCAAGTTGAAGAGGGATTCTGGCTTTACTACCCCAGCAGGAAATATATTTCAGCGCCACTCAGGCATTTTATAGACTGGATAAAAAACAACGAAAACATATTAAGATAA